Proteins from a single region of Stappia sp. ES.058:
- the petA gene encoding ubiquinol-cytochrome c reductase iron-sulfur subunit, protein MAQQDTVEPTRRDFLYIATGAMGAVGAGALAWPFIHQMNPDQSALALASIEVDVSAVEPGQSIKVMWRGKPVFIRNRTETEVEEANAVPVDDLPDQMARNLNLSADATATDANRGVEGNEALIVMVGVCTHLGCIPLGQAGDFGGWFCPCHGSHYDTAGRIRKGPAPENLLVPPFEFISDEVIRIG, encoded by the coding sequence TTGGCACAGCAGGATACGGTCGAACCCACACGCCGCGATTTCCTCTATATCGCGACCGGTGCGATGGGTGCGGTCGGCGCGGGTGCGCTGGCATGGCCTTTCATTCACCAGATGAACCCGGATCAGTCGGCGCTTGCGCTGGCCTCCATCGAAGTCGACGTGTCGGCGGTCGAGCCGGGGCAGTCGATCAAGGTGATGTGGCGCGGCAAGCCGGTGTTCATCCGCAATCGTACCGAAACGGAAGTCGAGGAAGCGAATGCGGTCCCGGTCGACGACCTTCCCGACCAGATGGCGCGTAACCTCAATCTTTCCGCCGACGCGACAGCAACCGATGCCAATCGCGGTGTGGAAGGCAATGAGGCGTTGATCGTCATGGTCGGCGTTTGCACCCATCTGGGGTGCATTCCGCTTGGTCAGGCGGGCGACTTTGGCGGGTGGTTCTGCCCCTGCCACGGCTCGCACTACGATACGGCCGGTCGTATTCGCAAGGGTCCCGCGCCTGAGAATCTTCTGGTTCCGCCGTTCGAGTTCATCTCGGACGAAGTGATCAGAATCGGTTGA
- a CDS encoding ABC transporter ATP-binding protein, which produces MFARFEKMIDPFRAGPLEAPPATLFGFCWYYTRPVWPILAVVSGLGAVLAIFEVLIFSFLGDLVNWLESADRTTFFAQNAGQLIWMSVVLLVILPVLALLWELFFHQALIGNYPMVIRWQVHRYLLRQSVGFYQDDFAGRIATKVMQTSLAVREVVTRILDVLVYVVVYFVSAVVLTGLSDWRLALPLVVWLGAYVAVLVFFVPRLKGVSKQQADARSLMTGRVVDAYTNIATVKLFSHTDREEAYAKSSMWDFLGTVYRQMRLVTLLNVSLHTINLLLIFASGLVSILLWQHTTVSTGDIAVAIGLVLRLQGMSQWILWEVSGLFENIGTVQDGITTLSRERGVRDRPDARPLEVDKGAIRFEDIRFHYGKQAGVIERMSLDIKPGEKVGVVGRSGAGKSTLVNLLLRFYDLEGGRILIDGQDIAGVTQASLRANIGMVTQDTSLLHRSVYDNIVYGRPDAEADDALKAAARAHADGFIPGLEDKAGRRGLDAHVGERGVKLSGGQRQRIAIARVLLKDAPILVLDEATSALDSEVEAAIQDSLTDLMQGKTVIAIAHRLSTIAAMDRLIVMDQGRVLEDGTHEALLARGGIYADLWRRQSGGFIDSEAAVS; this is translated from the coding sequence ATGTTCGCCCGGTTTGAGAAGATGATCGATCCGTTCCGGGCGGGGCCGCTTGAGGCCCCGCCCGCGACGCTTTTCGGGTTTTGCTGGTACTATACCCGGCCGGTCTGGCCGATCCTTGCCGTCGTTTCCGGTCTCGGCGCTGTCCTGGCGATCTTCGAGGTCCTGATCTTCTCGTTCCTCGGGGACCTGGTGAACTGGCTGGAAAGCGCGGACCGCACGACATTCTTCGCGCAAAACGCCGGTCAGCTCATCTGGATGAGCGTGGTATTGCTGGTCATCCTGCCCGTGCTTGCGCTCTTGTGGGAGCTCTTCTTCCATCAGGCGCTGATCGGGAACTATCCGATGGTCATCCGTTGGCAGGTGCATCGGTATCTGCTGCGTCAGAGCGTCGGTTTCTACCAGGACGATTTCGCCGGGCGCATCGCCACCAAGGTGATGCAGACCTCGCTCGCCGTGCGCGAGGTGGTCACGCGGATCCTCGACGTGCTTGTCTATGTCGTGGTTTACTTCGTTTCCGCCGTGGTCTTGACGGGCCTGTCGGATTGGCGGCTCGCACTTCCGCTGGTGGTGTGGCTCGGCGCCTATGTCGCGGTGCTCGTCTTCTTCGTGCCGCGTCTCAAGGGCGTGTCCAAGCAACAAGCCGATGCGCGCTCGCTGATGACGGGCCGCGTCGTAGACGCCTACACGAACATCGCCACGGTGAAGCTCTTCTCCCATACCGACCGGGAGGAGGCCTATGCCAAGTCCTCCATGTGGGACTTTCTGGGCACCGTCTACCGGCAAATGCGGCTTGTGACGCTGCTCAATGTATCGCTGCACACGATCAACCTGCTGCTGATCTTTGCAAGCGGGCTGGTGTCGATCCTGCTCTGGCAACATACGACCGTCTCGACCGGTGACATCGCGGTGGCGATCGGGCTGGTGCTTCGGCTTCAGGGCATGTCCCAGTGGATTCTGTGGGAGGTGTCGGGTCTCTTCGAGAACATCGGCACCGTGCAGGACGGGATCACCACGCTGTCGCGCGAGCGCGGCGTGCGCGACAGGCCGGACGCCAGACCGCTTGAGGTGGACAAGGGCGCCATCCGCTTCGAGGATATCCGCTTCCACTACGGCAAGCAGGCGGGCGTCATCGAACGCATGTCGCTCGACATCAAACCCGGAGAAAAAGTCGGCGTCGTCGGGCGTTCGGGCGCTGGCAAGTCGACCCTCGTCAATCTTTTGTTGCGCTTCTACGACCTTGAGGGCGGGCGCATCCTGATCGACGGGCAGGACATCGCCGGCGTCACTCAGGCAAGCCTGCGTGCCAACATCGGCATGGTCACGCAAGATACCTCGCTGCTGCATCGCTCCGTCTACGACAACATCGTGTACGGCCGCCCGGATGCGGAGGCGGACGATGCGCTCAAGGCCGCGGCGCGCGCCCATGCGGACGGGTTCATTCCCGGTCTGGAGGACAAGGCCGGACGGCGCGGACTGGATGCCCATGTCGGCGAGCGCGGGGTGAAGCTTTCCGGCGGCCAGCGCCAGCGCATCGCCATCGCGCGCGTTCTGCTCAAGGACGCGCCGATTCTTGTGCTCGACGAGGCGACGTCGGCGCTCGATTCCGAGGTCGAGGCCGCGATCCAGGACAGTCTGACCGACCTGATGCAGGGCAAGACGGTGATCGCCATCGCCCACCGGCTCTCGACGATCGCGGCAATGGACCGGCTGATCGTCATGGATCAGGGCCGGGTGTTGGAAGACGGCACCCATGAGGCGCTGCTGGCGCGCGGCGGGATTTATGCCGATCTCTGGCGGCGCCAGTCCGGCGGCTTCATCGACAGCGAGGCCGCTGTGTCCTGA
- a CDS encoding ABC transporter ATP-binding protein: protein MFDRMFSWFETRIDPLAPLPDTQVPRGAVGYLRFFVFQARYAFLAMLVLGGLTALIEAALYVFVGDLVDLMEAGARATFLTDHALVLGVMAVTVLLLRPAVAALTALVEEQVIVPGFFNLVRFQGHAQVIGKSLAYFQDEFAGRISQKVWQSGQAAGDFMVSLLQVIWFIVVFALTTLAILTRLDPLFGAVVLVWLICFALVARHFVPKIRARARASAHAGSGVTGRFVDTYGNIQTIKLFSSAAREGEGTRAAYEVFLGAIRRFTRTLTTVRSLMSVLSGVMIAAIAALALSAWQAGTVTTGDVALTLGLVLRLNVLLGRLLGQLNGLFRALGTLQDSAETITRPVTVADAPDAPALSVKEGGIVFENIKFHYGKAGGVIEDLSLAIRPGEKVGLVGRSGAGKSTMINLLLRFYDLEGGRILIDGQDIAAVTQASLRANVGVVTQDTALLHRSIRENIALGRVGAREEEIREAARRAHAETFIAELSDSRGRSGFDAHVGERGVKLSGGQRQRIAIARVLLKNAPILVLDEATSALDSEIEAAIQESLSELMRDKTVIAIAHRLSTIAAMDRLIVMDRGRIVEDGSHEALLERGGLYADLWNRQSGGFLAKATFANQETPA from the coding sequence TTGTTTGACCGCATGTTTTCCTGGTTCGAGACCCGCATCGATCCGCTGGCGCCCCTTCCCGACACGCAGGTCCCGCGTGGCGCTGTGGGGTACCTCCGCTTCTTCGTGTTCCAGGCAAGATATGCGTTCCTGGCGATGCTGGTGCTTGGCGGACTGACGGCGCTGATCGAGGCAGCGCTTTATGTGTTCGTCGGCGATCTGGTCGACTTGATGGAGGCGGGCGCGCGCGCCACTTTTCTCACCGATCATGCGCTGGTGCTTGGCGTGATGGCGGTGACGGTGCTGCTGCTTCGCCCGGCCGTGGCCGCTCTCACCGCGCTGGTCGAGGAGCAGGTCATCGTTCCCGGGTTCTTCAACCTCGTGCGGTTCCAGGGTCATGCACAGGTGATCGGCAAGTCGCTCGCCTACTTCCAGGACGAGTTTGCCGGCCGGATTTCGCAAAAGGTCTGGCAATCCGGACAGGCGGCTGGCGATTTCATGGTCAGCCTGTTGCAGGTGATCTGGTTCATTGTCGTCTTTGCGCTCACCACCCTGGCCATCCTGACGCGACTCGATCCCCTGTTCGGTGCGGTGGTGCTTGTCTGGCTGATCTGCTTCGCGCTGGTTGCGCGACATTTCGTGCCGAAGATCCGCGCCCGGGCGAGGGCGAGCGCGCATGCCGGCTCCGGTGTCACCGGGCGGTTTGTCGATACCTACGGCAACATCCAGACGATCAAGCTGTTCAGCAGCGCGGCGCGCGAAGGCGAGGGCACGCGGGCGGCTTACGAGGTGTTCCTGGGCGCGATCCGCCGGTTCACGCGCACGCTGACGACGGTGCGCAGCCTGATGAGCGTGCTGTCGGGGGTGATGATCGCGGCCATCGCGGCGCTCGCCCTGAGCGCATGGCAGGCCGGAACGGTGACCACGGGCGACGTTGCGTTGACGCTTGGTCTGGTCTTGCGCCTCAATGTCCTGCTTGGTCGTTTGCTCGGTCAGCTCAACGGCCTGTTTCGCGCCCTCGGCACGCTGCAGGACAGCGCGGAGACGATCACCCGGCCGGTCACCGTCGCGGATGCGCCGGACGCGCCCGCCTTGTCGGTGAAAGAAGGCGGCATCGTCTTTGAAAACATCAAGTTTCACTACGGCAAGGCCGGCGGGGTGATCGAGGATCTGTCGCTTGCGATCCGGCCGGGCGAGAAGGTCGGTCTGGTCGGCCGCTCGGGGGCCGGCAAGTCGACGATGATCAACCTTCTCTTGCGCTTCTACGATCTGGAAGGCGGGCGTATCCTGATCGACGGGCAGGACATCGCCGCCGTGACGCAGGCCTCGCTCCGCGCAAACGTCGGCGTCGTCACCCAGGACACCGCGCTGCTGCATCGCTCGATCCGGGAAAACATCGCGTTGGGCCGGGTCGGGGCGCGCGAGGAAGAGATACGCGAGGCGGCGCGCCGCGCTCATGCGGAAACCTTTATCGCCGAGCTGTCCGACAGCCGCGGGCGCAGCGGTTTCGACGCCCATGTCGGCGAACGCGGGGTGAAGCTGTCCGGTGGCCAGCGCCAGCGCATCGCGATTGCCCGGGTGCTCCTGAAAAACGCGCCGATCCTCGTTCTGGACGAGGCGACATCCGCGCTGGATTCCGAAATCGAGGCGGCGATCCAGGAGAGCCTGTCCGAGCTGATGCGCGACAAGACGGTGATCGCGATCGCGCATCGCCTGTCGACGATTGCGGCCATGGACCGGCTGATCGTGATGGACCGGGGCCGGATCGTGGAAGACGGATCGCATGAGGCGCTTCTGGAACGCGGCGGGCTCTATGCCGACCTGTGGAACCGGCAGTCGGGTGGATTTTTGGCCAAGGCCACGTTTGCGAACCAGGAGACGCCGGCCTGA
- a CDS encoding tRNA (cytidine(34)-2'-O)-methyltransferase, with the protein MPDLALYQPDIPQNTGTILRLAACMAREVHLIEPAGFPLSDHALKRAGMDYLERAPLVRHLSFDAFEAWRAETGRRLVLMSTAAAVPYTDFVFERTDILLLGRESAGVPADVHERADARLLIPMARGLRSLNVAVSAAMVLGEGLRQTESFPTGRGR; encoded by the coding sequence ATGCCAGACCTTGCGCTCTACCAGCCCGATATCCCGCAGAACACCGGCACGATCCTGCGGCTGGCCGCCTGCATGGCGCGCGAGGTTCATCTGATCGAGCCGGCGGGCTTTCCGCTCTCCGACCATGCGCTCAAGCGCGCCGGTATGGACTATCTGGAGCGCGCGCCCCTGGTTCGCCACCTCTCCTTCGACGCTTTCGAGGCATGGCGAGCCGAAACCGGCCGTCGGCTCGTTCTGATGAGTACGGCGGCGGCCGTGCCCTACACCGACTTCGTTTTCGAGCGCACGGATATCCTGCTGCTGGGACGCGAGAGCGCCGGCGTTCCCGCCGACGTGCATGAGCGCGCCGACGCGCGCCTGCTCATTCCCATGGCAAGGGGTCTGCGCTCGCTCAATGTCGCCGTTTCAGCGGCGATGGTGCTGGGCGAGGGATTGCGCCAGACGGAAAGCTTCCCGACGGGTCGGGGTCGTTAA